GGAACGATTTCGAAGAGCTACGCAACAGTAATGCAGTCTACGTGCTTCATGCGTAATTCGGAACGGACCCAAAGTTTCCGTTGagcggaaaagagagagacagctACATATatgatagaaagagaaagaagatagCAGATGTGCGTGGAGTGACCCGCGTGACCGCCCAGGCGCTCGCTGCGTATGTTGGAAGGAGAGGTCGGGATAGATCAAAGGCTGCGTTTTGCCGAACCTCCGCCTCCGCTAGCTAAGCCGCTAGGTAGCAATTAAGTGTGATTGGATCCAAAGGAAAGAACGAATCACATTCAATTGGTACCTAGCGGTTTAGCTAGCGGAGGTTCGGCTGGACACGGCCAAGGATAGTCGAGATCTTTTCTCGCCTAGCTGTTGAAGAGTGCGGACGTACAGTCGAGTGCGGTCTTAGAGTATTCTAGATAGCGTAAGTGTAGCGAACGTAAGccatttaaattttgcaattttttttttgaacatGTTATAATGATTATCggaaaatgagataaaagataCATTGCTCTCTAAATTTTTCGGAGTGAAAATTCGGCCGATAGATCTCACTCCAAAAAAGTGGAAATTCCAAAAGAGTGAAATCTCACTCTATCGGCCGAATTTTCACTCTGAGAAATTTAGAGAGTgagtaagataaaaaatacatttcggaAAATCTTAAACCCATATCCTGcctctctcctccttctcccttACTTACTTTTATTCACCCTTTGCCTTCATCTActccttctctccctttcttccAATCCTTTCCTTGCTCTCCCGATGCTTCCCTTCAGCTTTTTCTCGTCCCGTCTCTCAAGTTCGTTCCTCGCTTTACTTCCCGCCACGTGCGTTTGCCATGCGCTCACCTCGTTCAATCGACCCGGGAAGTCAAACTACGGGAGTTCGGGTGACGACCACGACTTCTTGGACGAGGCACGGATTACTAGACCCCGTTTTGCGTGTCGCCCTAGGAGGTTCTGGTTAGGTCTCTTCTCTTCGGGAGCAGCGGATCGGTTGCTGGTCTCGAGTCGAAGTTTTTTCTTTCGCCGCGGCGCCGATTTTTATAAAGAGGTCGATAGATTCGGTGAAGAGGCCGATCCTCGTGCGAGCCACGTGGCGGTCGGAGCAGTGCAGATGAATTACGCGCGCTCGCACTCGGCGGAGATTGGCTCCCGTCGGCGTTTGTCGGGGCCGCAAACGTTCGCACACACGATAATTTTGAGCGAATTAAAAAAGGTGGGCGCACCGCTCCCTATCCTCGCCCGACGGAtggtcgggcggcatccggcggaTGTTTAGCCGGGAGACGATGCGTCATCGTTGACAagggcgcatcgttacaaaataaataattacatttatctatttcataaaaaagaacATGTTACAATGCAGAATATTgagatcaaaattaaaatatataaaatatttatttgttaacaatttattcgtaatattctataataatagtacaatttgttaatagaaaagtataaaaattatagtttcagtaaaacttaatgtttttaaaaatagatgcTATATGGATGCTGGTACACTATTCTCTGTAGAACAAGATTTGCAATGTATtgctaattaaaatctttagttaactaaaaatctatagtttacattACGTAATACACATGCAGACATATATAGTGTCAGTATAATTAGCAATGTGAATGGAaggaagataaatttagattatataatctttatgctataattacgaatatatgataaaattatacattttatcataTGTTACAAAAGCAAGGAttattattctccatatttTGGTCTTTTTTCAGAGAGAAAATATGACATCCAATTACCAAATTTTACATTGTGAGAGTTGTGATCGATATCCTTATATCGGCAGAAAATCCGTTGGAGAAGAGAATATTAGAGTTGACTTCATCTATCAATTTGTGAAGAAAAGACACGTTAAGATCCACTCTAATCTCAGTGTATTTCATACTGCCCCTGACATAATTGGACCACCCAAATTTTCAAACTATGGAGAACCATTTcaggtaattatttagaatgtTTAAATAgacgaatttttttctatgattTTACCTTTTTGACATATGTTGCCAAGATCACTCTTCTGAGTAACATTTCAAAGATTTAGCTGTcgttattgattaaaaagttattagcaattaagagatataataaatagaatatagatttttttatatatatatatatatatatatataggacaTTTGTTGTATAATCATGCTCTATCTCTCATAATGCAACCCCAAAATGGATGATAATTCGTTTATGGTTTCGGGAAGCATTTTAGAACAATTATCACGCTCCGTAAACCGTGACTTGATGGCCATTATACGAGTTTGAGCCAAATTGTACAAATCGCGGAATATTGGGCAGGCATATTTCGGCATACAATATTCGCTGCAGGCAAACTTTAAAGCGGTCTCTGTTATTCGTCCGTCATCTGaccatttatttttgatacacAATCGCAGCCAGAGAAACCTGCGAGATACGTGCGCGATATGTTACTCAACTACAAAACAATTTGaatatagaaaagtatatttactTGATTTCACAAATAGGCATCAGGATACCCATAAGATGACGATCTATCAATCGTAATTTGGCTGGCGAAAGATCCGGAAAATCCGTAGGCAATGTAAGTAAATAggttaaaaattctattttaactatatcattaatattattttttacttctaGAATCAGATTACGAATCTGTTCGTTTTCTCTTTCGACGACCAAGCTGTCCCATTTATGATGCCAATCAGTTTTCCTTGTTATGAAATCGCGATAAGAAGGTGGGATACCTGGTTGATTAAACCATTCATCCCACTTTACAGAATTTAACTCCTAGCCACAAGATAAAAGTTTAAGTTGTTATTCGCTGtttaatacacaaaaattaagaactatatgtttatttccataaaaattttgttacccCGTGTTTCTTGTCAAAATAATCATACAGGGAATTCTGAAAATCATTAGTTGTTAGGATTTCTGAAGGGCCGACAATACGACGTTCCAAAAAACAATCTACAAGAAAACTCCAGAAATCTGTGGGGCCACCTAAGAGATCTTGTAAGTAGTTCAAAAACACACACCCTTGTTCCGACACGTATTTGATAATATTCATGGGCAATTTCGTCAAATCTCTATGTACTAAAGAGTCGGTGCTGTGTTCGTTTTGCTGTAATAGTAAGTCAGTTTCAGAAAATagtgtaaaattatgtaaatgtaaCTCTAATAGAATAATTCAGTTTCAGAAAATAGTGTAGTAAATATGTAGTAGAAATGGATATGAAGTGGAAAGCACACGtatgaaatggaaaataatattatcaatcatattcaatacatttctttctgtaattttatccaagaaaaattaatactttaccATATTCAGCACATTGTTAATGGCTTTTATTTCTAGAAATCCGCGGATATCATTGTTGTGTAtcacattatttttagaattccTATAAATGAATGTACTAAGGCCTTTAATCAACCACAAGTCTTCGAAATCTTTAATCGGAACTATTTTTCCTATCCAGGTCTCAATGATGTTTTGAACAATTGTATCGATCATAAAATAATCTCCTTGAAGTGAAGTTGACGACACGAATGTCATATGAGGACATTGCATATCGAATTCCGGCACATTTGATGGAAGCACACATACATTGACTTCATTGCTTTCATTGCTTTCATCAActacagatattattttataaatatattaagaataaaatagtaatGAAAGGAACAAGATTgacaatttcttataaaataaaatgcatctaaacatattatacatataaactgaAACGACAAATTAAGTTGACATATTACCCGTCATATTATAGAAATGATACGACTCTCTGATGTCAGGCGGCATGTCTATTTTGTTATCATTAAAAGCACTTGTAATCTGCCCAAAATATTCGCCTCCAGTCATCCACAAGTTGTATTTTAGATTCCCAGTACTGACATCCTTTCTTAGTTTACCTACTATAATATACATCTCATACGGTGccattcttatatctctatttcGGTATTGAAATATGTATTCATCTTGGTTGTCATCACTTCTTTGTTTATTCCCAGGCATCATAATGTCAAGACCGCTTGGTACAGTaatctaaaaaatgtaaagtaaaCATCAATAAAAGTTGAATAGGTAAATCATTCCGTAAATAGGTAaagtagtaaatataaaagtataaaattataattgcaattttacatGCTCACACTTATCTCTTTATCACATGTTATACTTTTCACTTTGacgttttattacttttattaataatatcaatgtcAATCAATCAGACATTACTGTGCttacaaatatatacgaaatGCATACTGCAATGTTTAAATTCTTACCTTCGAATAGAATCTGATTTTATTTGATGGTGTATCTTGACAGGGAAATATAGCTCTGGCATATGTAAgctgaaaatattgatttgtgAGTACAATACACGTTGATATAGGAGAACTAAatcattgttttataattcacCTTGGTGTTAGATATCAAGAGCGGATGTGTAAGATCGGAAGTTTGATGCTCTTTTAGCCAATACAGTGCAGGAGAGTCTGGACTTGTCTTATATTCAATTCGAATTGTATAACTGAAAATACGATATATACATcgtcatatatacatattaaatatctgtatcaataatttcgaaaatctATGTACTTATTGTCAAacatatattctatacttacATATTATCACTACCTTTCGctcttttagtttttttagAGGTTGAAGGGCTTGGGTCTGCACTATCCACGTTTGGTAGGGTAATCTTAAGTTTTCTGCCAAAGTTATCATCATGCGGATTTTCCCTATGAGTATAAGTTAATATTGTCCTAGAATATCTGT
The Temnothorax longispinosus isolate EJ_2023e chromosome 7, Tlon_JGU_v1, whole genome shotgun sequence DNA segment above includes these coding regions:
- the LOC139816386 gene encoding leukotriene A-4 hydrolase-like, with the protein product MMPGNKQRSDDNQDEYIFQYRNRDIRMAPYEMYIIVGKLRKDVSTGNLKYNLWMTGGEYFGQITSAFNDNKIDMPPDIRESYHFYNMTVDESNESNEVNVCVLPSNVPEFDMQCPHMTFVSSTSLQGDYFMIDTIVQNIIETWIGKIVPIKDFEDLWLIKGLSTFIYRNSKNNVIHNNDIRGFLEIKAINNVLNMQNEHSTDSLVHRDLTKLPMNIIKYVSEQGCVFLNYLQDLLGGPTDFWSFLVDCFLERRIVGPSEILTTNDFQNSLYDYFDKKHGVTKFLWK